The following are from one region of the Mesorhizobium sp. B2-8-5 genome:
- the ureC gene encoding urease subunit alpha: MARITRAAYAQMYGPTIGDKVRLADTELFIEVEKDLTVYGEEVKFGGGKVIRDGMGQSQVTRAGGAVDTVITNALVVDALIGIVKADIGLKDGRIAAIGKAGNPDTQAGVTIIIGPGTEIIAGEGRILTAGGFDAHIHFICPQQIEEALMSGVTTMLGGGTGPAHGTLATTCTPGPWHMARMIQSFDAFPVNIGLSGKGNASKPAALEEMVLAGACSLKLHEDWGTTPAAIDCCLSVADDYDVQVMIHTDTLNESGFVENTVAAIKGRTIHAFHTEGAGGGHAPDIIKVCGLPNVIPSSTNPTRPYTVNTLAEHLDMLMVCHHLSPSIPEDIAFAESRIRKETIAAEDILHDIGAFSIISSDSQAMGRVGEVAIRCWQTADKMKRQRGALPQETGDNDNFRVRRYIAKYTINPAIAHGLSKEIGSVTVGKRADLVLWNPAFFGVKPEMVLVGGSIAAAPMGDPNASIPTPQPMHYRPMFGAYGKALTNSSVTFVSKAALDAGLQGRLGVDKAMVAVENTRGGIGKHSMVLNDATPHVEVDPETYEVRADGELLTCEPATVLPMAQRYFLF, from the coding sequence ATGGCCAGGATAACCCGCGCCGCCTATGCGCAGATGTATGGGCCGACCATCGGTGACAAGGTGAGGCTCGCCGATACCGAACTGTTCATCGAGGTCGAGAAAGACCTCACCGTTTACGGCGAGGAAGTGAAATTCGGCGGCGGCAAGGTCATCCGCGACGGCATGGGCCAAAGCCAGGTGACGCGGGCCGGCGGCGCGGTCGATACCGTTATCACCAATGCGCTGGTCGTCGACGCGCTCATCGGCATCGTCAAGGCCGATATCGGCCTCAAGGACGGCCGCATCGCCGCGATCGGCAAGGCCGGCAATCCGGACACGCAAGCCGGCGTCACCATCATCATCGGGCCGGGCACGGAAATCATCGCCGGCGAGGGCAGGATCCTGACGGCCGGCGGCTTCGACGCGCATATCCACTTCATCTGCCCGCAGCAGATCGAGGAAGCGCTGATGAGCGGCGTCACCACCATGCTCGGCGGCGGCACCGGTCCGGCGCATGGCACCCTGGCCACCACCTGCACGCCGGGACCGTGGCACATGGCGCGCATGATCCAGTCCTTCGACGCCTTCCCGGTGAATATCGGCCTGTCGGGCAAGGGCAATGCGTCAAAGCCGGCGGCGCTTGAAGAGATGGTGCTGGCCGGCGCCTGCTCGCTGAAGCTGCACGAAGACTGGGGCACGACCCCGGCCGCCATCGACTGCTGCCTGTCGGTCGCCGACGACTATGACGTGCAGGTGATGATCCATACCGACACGCTGAACGAATCGGGCTTCGTCGAGAACACCGTGGCGGCCATCAAGGGCCGCACCATCCACGCCTTCCACACCGAGGGCGCCGGCGGCGGCCATGCGCCCGACATCATCAAGGTCTGCGGCCTGCCCAACGTCATCCCGTCCTCGACTAACCCGACCAGGCCCTACACGGTCAACACGCTGGCCGAGCATCTCGACATGCTGATGGTCTGCCATCATCTGTCGCCCTCGATCCCCGAGGACATCGCCTTCGCCGAGAGCCGCATCCGCAAGGAGACGATCGCCGCCGAGGACATCCTGCACGACATCGGCGCCTTCTCGATCATCTCCTCCGACAGCCAGGCCATGGGCCGTGTCGGCGAGGTGGCGATCCGCTGCTGGCAGACCGCCGACAAGATGAAGCGCCAGCGCGGCGCGCTGCCGCAGGAAACCGGCGACAACGACAATTTCCGCGTCCGCCGCTACATCGCCAAATACACCATCAACCCGGCCATCGCGCACGGCCTGTCGAAGGAGATCGGCTCGGTCACCGTCGGCAAGCGGGCGGATCTGGTGCTGTGGAATCCGGCCTTCTTCGGCGTCAAGCCGGAGATGGTGCTGGTCGGCGGCTCGATCGCGGCCGCTCCGATGGGCGACCCGAACGCCTCGATCCCGACGCCGCAGCCGATGCATTACCGGCCGATGTTCGGCGCCTATGGCAAGGCGCTGACCAACTCCTCGGTGACTTTCGTTTCGAAGGCGGCGCTCGACGCCGGTCTGCAGGGCAGGCTGGGTGTCGACAAGGCGATGGTCGCGGTTGAGAACACGCGCGGCGGCATCGGCAAGCATTCGATGGTGCTCAACGACGCCACGCCGCATGTCGAGGTCGATCCGGAAACCTACGAAGTGCGGGCCGACGGCGAGCTGTTGACCTGCGAGCCCGCAACCGTGCTGCCAATGGCGCAGAGATATTTCCTGTTCTGA
- a CDS encoding urease subunit beta has product MIPGEVITAKGDIELNKGLPMVTLKVANSGDRPIQVGSHYHFFETNEGLKFDRERARGMRLDIAAGTAMRFEPGQERDVTLVPLGGKREVYGFQQKVMGKL; this is encoded by the coding sequence ATGATCCCCGGCGAAGTCATCACGGCCAAAGGCGACATCGAACTGAACAAAGGCCTGCCCATGGTGACGCTCAAGGTCGCCAATAGTGGCGACCGGCCGATCCAGGTCGGCAGCCACTATCATTTCTTCGAGACCAATGAGGGGCTGAAATTCGACCGCGAACGCGCGCGCGGCATGCGGCTCGACATCGCCGCCGGCACCGCCATGCGCTTCGAACCGGGACAGGAGCGCGATGTCACGCTGGTGCCGCTGGGCGGCAAGCGCGAGGTCTATGGCTTCCAGCAGAAGGTGATGGGCAAGTTGTGA
- a CDS encoding HupE/UreJ family protein, producing MIPASTKRTTLAAILFLAAAMPAYAHVGVGATSSFSAGFAHPLSGLDHMTVMIAVGLWAALRGGKAIWAWPLAFVGVMLVGGALGMLHVPVPFVEPGILASVVALGLLVALAIDLPVSAGIAVIGLFALFHGHAHGTEVPENASGLEYMAGFAAATALLHGVGIAAGLGLGSRFRRLARAAGAACAAVGVGLALGVL from the coding sequence ATGATCCCCGCTTCGACGAAACGTACCACGCTTGCCGCGATCCTGTTCCTGGCAGCCGCCATGCCGGCCTACGCCCATGTCGGCGTCGGCGCGACCTCGTCCTTTTCCGCCGGCTTCGCGCACCCTCTGTCCGGCCTCGACCATATGACCGTGATGATCGCGGTCGGCCTGTGGGCGGCGCTGAGGGGCGGCAAGGCTATCTGGGCCTGGCCGCTCGCCTTTGTCGGCGTGATGCTGGTCGGCGGCGCGCTCGGCATGCTGCATGTGCCGGTGCCTTTCGTCGAGCCGGGCATCCTCGCTTCCGTCGTGGCGCTCGGTCTGCTGGTGGCGCTGGCGATCGACCTGCCGGTCTCGGCCGGTATCGCCGTCATCGGCCTGTTCGCGCTGTTCCACGGGCACGCGCATGGCACGGAAGTGCCGGAAAATGCCAGTGGCCTCGAATATATGGCGGGCTTTGCCGCCGCAACGGCGCTGCTCCACGGCGTCGGCATTGCGGCCGGTCTTGGGCTAGGCTCGCGTTTCCGCCGCCTGGCGCGCGCCGCCGGCGCTGCCTGTGCGGCGGTTGGCGTCGGCCTTGCCTTAGGCGTGCTGTGA
- a CDS encoding DUF1272 domain-containing protein produces MLELRPNCECCDKDLPPDATDALICTFECTFCADCVDNVLGGVCPNCGGSFSPRPIRPAAKLTKYPPSTKRVLKAEGCGPRKAA; encoded by the coding sequence ATGCTGGAGCTCAGGCCGAATTGCGAATGCTGCGATAAGGATCTGCCGCCGGACGCGACCGATGCGCTGATCTGCACCTTCGAATGCACCTTCTGCGCCGACTGCGTGGATAATGTGCTGGGTGGCGTCTGCCCCAATTGCGGCGGCAGTTTCTCGCCGCGGCCGATCCGGCCGGCGGCCAAGCTGACGAAATATCCGCCATCGACCAAACGCGTGCTCAAGGCCGAAGGCTGCGGTCCGCGCAAGGCCGCTTGA
- a CDS encoding urease subunit gamma translates to MNLMPREKDKLLIAMAAMVARKRLERGVKLNHPEAIALITDFVVEGARDGRPVAELMEAGAHVVTRAQVMDGIAEMIHDVQVEATFPDGTKLVTVHEPIR, encoded by the coding sequence ATGAACCTGATGCCGCGTGAAAAAGACAAGCTGCTCATCGCCATGGCGGCGATGGTGGCGCGCAAGCGGCTGGAGCGAGGCGTCAAGCTGAACCATCCCGAAGCCATCGCCCTGATCACCGACTTCGTCGTCGAAGGCGCGCGCGACGGCCGCCCGGTCGCGGAACTGATGGAGGCGGGCGCCCATGTCGTCACCCGCGCCCAGGTCATGGACGGCATCGCCGAGATGATCCACGACGTCCAGGTCGAGGCGACGTTTCCCGACGGCACCAAGCTGGTGACCGTGCACGAACCCATAAGGTGA
- a CDS encoding urease accessory protein UreD, translated as MIDDTLTSQPASPLAAPSLPAAQRVAGLGRLFCGKSGGRTRLQRLYQDGSAKIRLPAVQGDPLEAVLINTAGGLTGGDRLGWTIEVGADASAAITTQACEKVYRAAADRAETSVRLRVDPGGRVAWLPQETIVFDRAAFARTLDVELGDDAEALVLEATLFGRLAMGERATNGSFHDRWRVRQGGALIHAEDFRVGPDIAATLRRPAAAGRALAVATLLLVSPQAESLLEPARAIIGDPLMGGGASFWRVGRSGKLLARLCAGDGYQLRKRLVPLVELLNGRAGLPKLWSL; from the coding sequence ATGATCGACGACACCTTGACATCCCAACCTGCCTCGCCCCTGGCGGCCCCCTCCTTGCCTGCCGCGCAACGTGTTGCCGGCCTAGGCAGGCTTTTCTGCGGCAAAAGCGGCGGCCGGACGCGTCTGCAGCGGCTTTACCAGGACGGATCGGCCAAGATCCGCCTGCCGGCGGTGCAAGGCGATCCGCTCGAGGCGGTGCTGATCAACACCGCCGGCGGACTGACCGGCGGCGACCGCCTCGGCTGGACGATCGAGGTCGGCGCCGACGCCTCCGCCGCCATCACTACCCAGGCCTGCGAGAAGGTCTATCGCGCCGCCGCCGACAGGGCCGAGACAAGCGTCCGCCTGCGGGTGGATCCGGGCGGCCGCGTGGCCTGGCTGCCGCAGGAAACCATCGTTTTCGACCGCGCCGCCTTCGCTCGCACGCTGGATGTCGAGCTTGGCGACGATGCCGAGGCATTGGTGCTCGAAGCCACGCTGTTCGGCCGGCTGGCGATGGGCGAGCGCGCAACCAACGGCAGTTTCCACGACCGCTGGCGGGTCCGCCAAGGCGGCGCGCTGATCCATGCGGAGGATTTTCGCGTTGGGCCGGATATCGCGGCAACTTTGCGGCGGCCGGCGGCGGCCGGCCGCGCGCTTGCCGTCGCCACATTGCTGCTCGTTTCGCCGCAGGCCGAAAGCCTGCTGGAACCGGCCCGCGCCATCATCGGCGATCCCCTTATGGGGGGCGGCGCCAGTTTCTGGCGCGTCGGCCGATCTGGCAAGCTTCTTGCGAGGCTTTGTGCCGGCGACGGCTACCAGCTCCGCAAGCGGCTGGTTCCGCTGGTCGAACTGCTCAATGGGCGGGCGGGCCTGCCCAAATTGTGGTCACTCTGA
- a CDS encoding acyl carrier protein codes for MADQLTTEIIEKIKAHADTGGEEITASTDLGTLGIHSLELTEIIFDLEEKYGIEIEMNTVDAWSNLKNVGDMVEAVRELIAKKA; via the coding sequence ATGGCTGACCAACTGACGACCGAGATCATCGAAAAGATCAAGGCCCATGCCGATACCGGCGGCGAGGAAATCACCGCGAGCACCGATCTCGGCACGCTCGGCATCCATTCGCTGGAGCTGACCGAGATCATCTTCGATCTCGAGGAAAAATACGGCATCGAGATCGAGATGAATACGGTCGACGCCTGGAGCAATCTGAAGAACGTCGGCGACATGGTCGAGGCGGTTCGCGAACTGATCGCGAAAAAAGCCTGA
- a CDS encoding beta-ketoacyl-[acyl-carrier-protein] synthase family protein gives MQKRVVITGIGGICGLGNDAPAMWEAMRAGRSAIGPIDNPSLHDLKVKTGCEIKELPDHGIDRKQVVSMDRFSLLAVIAAREAMRQSGLTAHADNTYRMGAIVGIGVAGFETIEENYRAILLEGRNRAAIFTVPKVMPGAAAGQVSMNLGLRGPVFGATSACSSANHAISSAVDQIRLGRADVMVAGGTEAPLVWGVLKGWEALRVLSPDTCRPFSADRAGLVLGEGAGMAVLESYDHAMARGATILAEIAGVGLSADASDIVAPTVEGPEAAMRFCLADAGLNPEDVDYLNAHGTGTKANDQIETAAIKRVFGEHARSLSVSSTKSMHAHCLGASGGLEMIACVMAIRDGIVPPTANYREPDPECDLDVTPNTARERKVRAALSNSFAFGGTNAVLAFKAV, from the coding sequence ATGCAAAAACGCGTCGTCATCACCGGCATTGGCGGGATTTGCGGGCTTGGCAACGACGCGCCGGCGATGTGGGAGGCCATGCGCGCCGGCCGCTCGGCCATCGGCCCTATCGACAACCCGTCGCTGCATGATCTCAAGGTCAAGACCGGCTGCGAGATCAAGGAATTGCCGGACCATGGCATCGACCGCAAGCAGGTCGTGTCGATGGACCGCTTCAGCCTGCTGGCGGTGATCGCCGCGCGCGAGGCCATGAGGCAGTCCGGATTGACGGCGCATGCCGACAACACCTACCGGATGGGGGCAATCGTCGGCATCGGCGTCGCGGGCTTCGAGACCATCGAAGAGAATTACCGCGCCATTCTGCTCGAGGGGCGCAACCGCGCCGCGATCTTCACCGTGCCGAAAGTGATGCCGGGCGCGGCCGCCGGCCAGGTCAGCATGAATCTCGGGCTGCGCGGCCCTGTCTTCGGCGCCACTTCGGCCTGCTCGTCCGCCAACCACGCGATTTCCTCGGCCGTCGACCAGATCAGGCTCGGCCGCGCCGACGTAATGGTCGCCGGCGGCACCGAAGCGCCGCTGGTGTGGGGCGTGCTGAAGGGCTGGGAGGCGCTCAGGGTGCTTTCGCCCGACACGTGCCGGCCGTTCTCGGCCGATCGAGCAGGCCTGGTGCTCGGCGAAGGCGCCGGCATGGCGGTGCTCGAAAGCTACGATCACGCGATGGCGCGCGGCGCCACCATTTTGGCCGAGATCGCCGGCGTCGGGCTTTCGGCCGACGCCTCCGACATCGTCGCGCCGACCGTGGAAGGGCCGGAGGCGGCCATGCGTTTCTGCCTGGCAGATGCCGGGCTCAATCCTGAAGATGTCGACTACCTTAACGCGCACGGGACCGGCACCAAGGCCAACGACCAGATCGAAACCGCGGCGATCAAGCGCGTCTTCGGCGAGCACGCGCGTTCGCTTTCGGTATCGTCGACCAAGTCGATGCATGCGCATTGCCTCGGCGCTTCCGGCGGGCTGGAGATGATCGCCTGCGTGATGGCGATCCGCGACGGCATCGTGCCGCCGACCGCCAATTACCGCGAGCCGGACCCGGAATGCGACCTCGACGTGACGCCGAACACGGCGCGCGAGCGCAAGGTGCGCGCCGCGCTCAGCAACAGTTTCGCCTTCGGCGGGACCAATGCGGTGCTGGCCTTCAAGGCGGTCTGA
- a CDS encoding glutathione S-transferase family protein, with translation MTDLSAFPIAKRWPAEHPDRLQLYSATTPNGVKASIALEEIGLPYEPHYVDIGKNESWTPEFLSLNPNGKIPAIIDPDGPGGKPIGLFESGAILLYLADKTGKLIPADPARRYETIQWVFFQMAAIGPIFGQVGFFHKFAGREIADKRPLERYRDESRRLIGVLETRLKGRKWIMDDDYTIADVSMLGWMRNLIGFYEARDLVGFDDFPTVAEWLERGLERPAVKRGLTIPAKG, from the coding sequence ATGACCGACCTGTCCGCCTTTCCGATCGCCAAGCGCTGGCCGGCCGAGCACCCCGATCGCTTGCAGCTTTATTCCGCCACGACGCCCAATGGCGTGAAGGCGTCGATCGCGCTGGAGGAGATCGGCCTGCCCTACGAACCGCACTACGTCGACATCGGCAAGAACGAGAGCTGGACGCCGGAATTCCTGTCGCTCAACCCGAACGGCAAGATACCGGCGATCATCGATCCGGACGGTCCGGGCGGCAAGCCGATCGGGCTGTTCGAGTCCGGCGCCATCCTGCTCTATCTGGCCGACAAGACCGGCAAGCTCATTCCCGCCGATCCGGCGCGGCGCTACGAGACGATCCAATGGGTGTTCTTCCAGATGGCGGCGATCGGCCCGATCTTCGGGCAGGTCGGCTTCTTCCACAAATTCGCCGGACGCGAGATCGCCGACAAGCGGCCGCTGGAGCGTTACCGCGACGAGTCGCGGCGGCTGATCGGCGTGCTCGAAACGCGCCTGAAGGGCCGCAAGTGGATCATGGACGACGACTACACCATTGCGGACGTGTCGATGCTGGGCTGGATGCGCAACCTGATCGGTTTCTACGAGGCGCGGGACCTGGTCGGCTTCGATGATTTCCCGACCGTCGCCGAGTGGCTGGAGCGCGGCCTGGAACGGCCGGCGGTGAAGCGAGGCCTCACCATCCCGGCGAAAGGCTAA
- a CDS encoding nucleoside triphosphate hydrolase, producing the protein MSEIAHITAAIFKRAGGARRFVVAIAGPPGSGKSTLSAALHELLPEGTSEVVPMDGFHYDDIILNRRGLRPRKGAPETFDFAGFETLLKRIRSGEPDIAIPVFDRSIELSRAAAEIVGADTKFILVEGNYLLLDEEPWSRLAPLFDFTIFVDVPRNELERRLMERWREHGKSDEDARAWIASNDMPNIERVLARRRPADMVVGSLVIG; encoded by the coding sequence ATGTCCGAGATCGCCCATATCACAGCCGCCATATTCAAGCGCGCCGGCGGAGCCAGGCGCTTCGTCGTCGCCATCGCCGGTCCGCCCGGCTCCGGCAAGTCGACGCTGTCCGCTGCATTGCATGAGCTGCTGCCGGAAGGCACATCCGAGGTCGTACCGATGGACGGCTTCCATTATGACGACATCATTCTCAACCGCCGCGGCCTGCGACCTCGCAAGGGCGCGCCGGAAACCTTCGATTTCGCCGGCTTCGAGACGCTGCTGAAGCGCATCCGCTCCGGCGAACCCGATATCGCGATTCCCGTGTTCGACCGCAGCATCGAACTGTCGCGCGCGGCGGCCGAAATCGTCGGCGCCGACACCAAGTTCATTCTGGTCGAGGGCAATTACCTGCTGCTCGACGAGGAGCCGTGGTCGCGGCTGGCGCCTTTGTTCGACTTCACCATCTTCGTCGACGTGCCGCGCAACGAGCTCGAGCGCCGCCTGATGGAGCGCTGGCGGGAGCACGGCAAGTCCGACGAGGACGCCCGTGCCTGGATCGCCTCCAACGACATGCCCAACATCGAGCGGGTGCTGGCGCGGCGCCGACCGGCCGACATGGTCGTTGGTTCCTTGGTTATTGGTTAA